The Vibrio agarivorans genome window below encodes:
- a CDS encoding TrkH family potassium uptake protein — translation MQFRSIIRIVGLLLALFSVTMLAPALVALIYRDGAGVPFVTTFFVLLFAGFLFWFPNRRHKHELKARDGFLIVVLFWTVLGSAGSLPFLIAGNPAVSVTDAFFESFSALTTTGATVIVGLDDLPKAILFYRQLLQWFGGMGIIVLAVAILPVLGIGGMQLYRAEIPGPVKDSKMTPRIAETAKALWYIYLSLTIACALAFWLAGMTPFDAISHSFSTIAIGGFSTHDASMGYFDSYAINLITVVFLLISACNYSLHFAAFASGGVHPKYYWKDPEFRAFLFIQAVLFFVCFLVLLNHHSYDATYDAFDQALFQTVSISTTAGFTTTGFSEWPLFLPVLLLFSSFIGGCAGSTGGGMKVIRILLLTLQGARELKRLVHPRAVYTIKVGGSALSQRVVDAVWGFFSAYALVFVVCMLGLIATGMDELSAFSAVAATLNNLGPGLGEVAVHFGEVNDKAKWVLIVSMLFGRLEVFTLLILLTPAFWKS, via the coding sequence ATGCAATTTCGATCCATTATCCGCATTGTCGGATTACTGTTAGCACTATTCAGTGTGACCATGCTTGCGCCTGCATTAGTTGCTCTTATCTACCGAGATGGAGCAGGCGTTCCTTTTGTGACAACTTTTTTTGTCCTGCTCTTTGCTGGTTTTCTTTTTTGGTTTCCCAACCGTCGACATAAGCATGAACTTAAAGCGCGTGATGGTTTCCTAATCGTTGTTCTTTTTTGGACAGTACTAGGCAGTGCGGGCTCCTTACCATTTTTGATCGCAGGCAACCCGGCCGTTTCGGTGACAGATGCATTTTTTGAGTCGTTTTCTGCATTGACTACCACGGGAGCGACAGTCATTGTGGGTTTAGATGACCTACCTAAAGCGATTCTGTTCTATCGTCAATTGTTGCAATGGTTCGGTGGTATGGGGATCATCGTACTTGCTGTAGCTATCTTGCCTGTCTTAGGTATCGGTGGAATGCAGCTTTATCGAGCTGAAATCCCTGGTCCAGTAAAAGACAGCAAGATGACGCCACGTATTGCAGAGACGGCGAAAGCACTTTGGTATATCTACTTGAGCCTGACAATAGCGTGTGCATTAGCATTTTGGCTAGCTGGCATGACACCATTCGATGCGATAAGCCACAGCTTTTCCACTATTGCGATTGGTGGCTTTTCTACTCATGATGCAAGCATGGGCTATTTTGATAGTTATGCTATTAATCTTATCACTGTCGTCTTTCTACTGATCTCTGCATGTAACTATTCTCTCCACTTCGCCGCATTTGCGTCTGGAGGCGTTCATCCAAAGTACTATTGGAAGGACCCAGAGTTTCGTGCTTTCCTCTTTATACAAGCAGTGCTGTTTTTTGTCTGTTTTTTGGTGCTGCTTAACCATCACTCGTACGATGCAACGTACGACGCTTTTGATCAAGCACTCTTCCAAACGGTATCCATTTCTACTACCGCAGGTTTCACCACGACGGGTTTCTCTGAGTGGCCACTGTTTTTACCCGTGTTACTACTTTTCTCTTCTTTTATAGGAGGGTGTGCTGGCTCAACGGGTGGCGGCATGAAGGTTATACGTATCTTGTTGCTTACGTTACAGGGAGCTCGTGAACTAAAACGTCTGGTTCATCCAAGAGCGGTTTACACGATTAAAGTGGGTGGTAGCGCTCTATCGCAGCGTGTGGTTGATGCGGTGTGGGGCTTCTTCTCTGCGTACGCTCTAGTTTTTGTTGTTTGTATGCTAGGGCTTATTGCAACGGGCATGGATGAGTTGAGTGCCTTTTCTGCTGTTGCAGCAACACTCAACAACCTAGGCCCGGGTTTAGGTGAAGTGGCTGTACACTTCGGGGAAGTGAATGATAAGGCTAAATGGGTGTTGATCGTCTCGATGCTATTTGGTCGATTAGAGGTGTTTACACTACTTATTCTTCTAACACCTGCATTTTGGAAAAGTTAG
- the hemG gene encoding menaquinone-dependent protoporphyrinogen IX dehydrogenase: MEKALLLYSSREGQTKKIMQRIASHLTECDAELIDLHQPLTVKLEDYDRILVGASIRYGHLNKKLYQFIEANKQLLESQKAAFFCVNLTARKEDQGKDTPEGSAYIKTFLKKSPWNPSLIGVFAGALYYPRYNWFDRTMIKFIMSMTGGETDTSKEVEYTNWEKVTLFAENFKNM; encoded by the coding sequence TTGGAAAAGGCACTATTATTGTATTCTTCACGCGAAGGACAAACGAAAAAGATAATGCAGAGGATAGCATCCCACCTAACAGAGTGTGATGCTGAGCTTATAGACTTGCATCAACCTCTGACAGTGAAACTTGAAGACTACGATCGAATCCTTGTGGGGGCATCCATTCGCTATGGCCACCTCAATAAAAAGCTTTATCAATTCATTGAAGCGAATAAACAACTGCTCGAGAGTCAAAAAGCCGCCTTCTTCTGTGTAAACTTAACAGCAAGAAAAGAAGACCAAGGTAAAGATACGCCTGAAGGTAGCGCCTATATTAAGACGTTTCTAAAAAAGTCACCTTGGAACCCAAGCCTAATAGGTGTCTTTGCTGGTGCCCTTTATTATCCGAGATATAACTGGTTTGATAGAACCATGATCAAGTTTATTATGAGCATGACAGGCGGCGAAACCGATACAAGCAAAGAAGTAGAGTACACCAACTGGGAAAAAGTCACTTTATTTGCAGAAAACTTTAAAAATATGTAA
- a CDS encoding YigZ family protein, with protein MNYQPYLIPLQAATFEEEIKKSVFITHLAHTPSIEHAKAFVDEVKQTHASARHNCWGFVAGRPENSMMWGFSDDGEPSGTAGKPILAQLSGSGVGEITAVVTRYSGGIKLGTGGLVKAYGGGVQQALKLLQTIEKKITTNLIVELDYGFVPILQSMLPQFGAQEVAANYAVNVELVIEIEVSQVSLFTEAVINKSGAKAIVRSQNNE; from the coding sequence ATGAACTATCAGCCCTATTTAATCCCACTACAAGCCGCTACTTTTGAAGAAGAAATTAAAAAAAGTGTGTTTATTACCCATCTTGCTCACACACCTTCCATAGAGCATGCGAAAGCGTTTGTTGATGAAGTTAAGCAAACACATGCGTCAGCAAGGCATAACTGTTGGGGGTTTGTGGCGGGGAGACCTGAAAATTCGATGATGTGGGGTTTTAGCGATGACGGTGAGCCATCAGGTACAGCGGGCAAGCCAATCTTGGCACAACTATCAGGATCTGGTGTCGGGGAGATAACGGCTGTTGTGACGCGTTATTCAGGTGGAATCAAGCTAGGTACTGGCGGATTAGTAAAAGCGTATGGTGGTGGCGTTCAGCAAGCCCTTAAACTGCTTCAAACAATTGAGAAAAAAATAACCACAAACCTGATAGTAGAGTTAGACTACGGGTTCGTGCCAATTCTCCAGTCAATGCTTCCTCAATTTGGTGCTCAGGAAGTGGCAGCAAACTACGCTGTAAATGTTGAGTTAGTCATAGAGATTGAAGTGAGCCAAGTCTCTCTATTTACCGAAGCTGTCATTAACAAAAGTGGCGCGAAAGCGATCGTTCGCTCACAAAACAACGAATAA